CGTTCCACCGCTCAGCTCGTAACAAAAGGGTGGGAGTTGATTCAACATTTATCTCACTAAGTTTTTCTAACATTTCTATCTAAGCTTTTATATACAATTTCTTTATTAGTAATTACAATATCATTAAGGCTCAACCTTATGCCACGTGACACGTGGCGCTGTATATTGGTCCACCTGTACCTCGCATTTTTcccagattttgccatatcggattccgttaaggttattttttttcggtttttttttgtttcttacatagtttttttgcttttgtgttttctttctattggtccacctataccccgcattttttcggattttgccatatcggatcccgttaaatttatttttctttcggtttttgtttgtttattacatagtttttttgcttttgtgttttctttctattggttcatcgtatataccacatcactatttagattttgccattttggatccgtttggggttttttcttggtgttcatcatagttttttggcttttgtgttcccaaataatatattggaaacttttactcaacattttatttttcctttgttatttctattttctttaaggttatttatctttcggtttatcttggttttttgataccttttttttttgcttatatgatctctATTATCGGTTCATCATATAtcccgcatcactatttagattctgacattacgaATCCCATTtggagtttttttctttcttttttttttggcatggttatcaatagtaaccatgcttattaaaacttgacacgtggCATCGattataaagtgacacatcgcacgtttcttatagtttggattttgccatatTGCATCttgttcggattttgtcacgtctttttcttttttacttttgtttttccttttcggattttttattacgggttacttctgttgtttttttcacactttttatttgtcaatcaaccttattgtgatacaccccgtaccactacttgcattttgctatatcgcatccacttgatatctgaattaatatattgatatttttgtcatatcacatcccgttcaggtttctactacgggttacgttttggtttcttgcatacttttaaacaaacatattaatgacaaaattatagCTAATTAAGCTGTTAAAAATTCacggcatatatactaaaataacgaaccgtttcaacaaaggaattgagaccccgcaacgcggggtccaaaattttctagttaCAATTATTGATGTAGATTTTTGGTGATGAAACTATAAGTGAGCAACATCCTATATATTACcttttggttgtgtttttatTACTTTGTAAAGGGTAAGGATGTAGTGCCAAAAATTAACATATTGGTAAATTTTGGCAAAGTTTCCTCCAATAAGAAAATGCCACGTGTACAAGCCAAAAGCTAGTCAATTCTTACCAATTTGTTGCCAAAAATGTGATGtagtaaaaagttttttttgccaatttgaaaaagaaaaaaaaaatccacacAAGCTCCAACGTTTACTTTTCCTGCCAAAATGGCCATGTGACACTTGCCCAACGTTCACTAGCATCGACCAAAACTAGTCGATGTAACTTGTCAAAACTTGTAGATGCATGCGCTATAGGCTTGCCAAAGCTCCAACGTTCACTTTTCCTGCCAAAATGGCCACGTGACACTTGCCCAACGTTCActagcatcggccaaaactaacCGATGTAACTCGCCAAAACTTGTTAATGCATGTGCTATAGGTTTGCCAAAAAACCGATGTTAGCCGATTTTTcttgccgactacacccttgtcCTAAGATTTGAAGAATTTTAGTTAAGGGGAAATTGACTAAAGTTTGAAGATGTCGTAAACGATCGAGACAGACACACACGTGCACATAATTAATATGAAGTGATTGGGAGGAGAAATCACATCCATCAAAAAACACTTGTTCCCAAGCCTCTTCAATGCCACGTTATTGACCAAAGATTGTATTATTCTACCCATACTATATGTGGTGAGATAACAAATCTTTCAAATTTGTAACAAAGGTAATGTTAAAAATGGAAGATATCCAAGGACGGGCCTTTTTAAAGGCGTTGAGTCCCCCGGTTTTCTCTGTTTTTCTTATTAGTGGGATAGGTTTTTTATTAGTAAAATAGGTTCAAGCCTTAACAAATATCGGATTTACATTAATTGGTCGTGCATGCGGGTTAATAGTTTGTTCCGGATTATCAGAATAACAGGTTTTGGCTTCGTCCAGTTAGATTGGGACGTCAACTAACGATAACTTTTAGCAATCAACTTAAAAACTAGTTGTATATGTAGTTTTTAGTTGGAACAATAAGGTGTAGCTTTTAAATAAAACTGTTAACTAgagctttttttatttaaaatattttgtatgATGGTTGTAAATGAAACTTAAAATGGtatttatgtaacttttaaGATTAAAAGCTTTATCGAATTCATTTTgaagctttttctttcaaataaaagataaagCTAGTTTCATCTAAATAAAATTTCTAACATGCACAATAAGGttgcgtttggttcacagaatttaatggaatttgatggaattggaattgaattccattccttagtgcgtttggttgcacaaagaagagggaatctcattccataggaatgtaaacattccatcatttgatggaatctccattccttggggatggaggaaggaattttattccttccatcacttgaattttcaaaaaatcaaaaacattccgtcaaattccaattcctttgaaagattccattcctttcAAAAACAATCTGTGAACCAAATGCGCTATAAAAGTTTTTCCTAttcaaagttaaaagttaaaagttaaagctcctcgaaagtttttgaaaatttcctCCCGGACATGCCCTATAAGTTGTTTAATGAaaccttaaaaataaaaaaagacaacaAATTATGAAGTGTGTAAGTGGGGCCTAGTGAGATAAGAAACTGGTCTAGTTTCCAGAATCCCAAATGAAGACCATGACTTTTAACAGTAATAATCCTCTTTACAGCTATTCATCACTCCCATAATTCTGAAATCGACAGTTCATAACCTTCATTATCATAAAAGTATTCTTCATCCCCACCTTACCTCCCCGCTACCAGTTGCTTCTATTAAATCTTCATTTCTTATTATAATCAAATCAGGTTGTTGTACACTTGTATAtaaaacatggaaaaaaaaatgctttCATTCCATCTCACAATATACCCcaaaaaaatcacatatttaaatataaaatcatcCATTCTCACAAAatcataaaagtataatatttcTAGTAACATACTTGTTATCCTCACAAAACATCACCCCATATACTTGTTATCCTCACAAAACATCACCCCATACTTTAGACACTGGTCTTCACTTGTGTatcattaattaactaaaagaaatattaaacaCACCCCACTAAGTTATTTATCTTAATGAAAGACTTTACTTTTGTAACcaattaaaaacacacacacattatattttattatttgttagaCGTGGAACTCtatcacatactaatattttattatttcttatttaatgaataaatacatGTCCCATGATTTttaaggattaaaaaaaaaatatgttagtgttccacacctaagcttagatacccgacaaccttatatttccaTCCCCATATATGTATTCTAATAAGAATATCTTCATGAATCTcgtaatttttatttaagaaatATTTGAACTtagaaattttcttaaaattattaAGACTTTTAAATCCTAATCACAAGTTGCAAATCATTATACTTTACAAATTTTTCCTCTAAATAAGAATCGATGAGGTCGAACATTCATAAAGTTTTGGATTTCGTCTCAAATTTTCAACTCTTAAGTATTTCTCATTGTTTATTAACGGCGTATTATTCTATTTTTAAGACTTTTTATTGTTACtctctccgtcccattttaagtgttctagtttgatttttaaagtttttttttataatgtttgaccgtaattatattttgttgtgttatataatacttgatataaaatGAATGAAATGATTGAATATTCAATCTATTTTTCAATGATGTaagttttatcaatttttataaactacatataaatatattttcaaaaagaaaaatactttaAATGTCAAACACACTTAAAATGGTATGGAGGGGTATATTTTTCatagtttattaataaataattttaaataaataatttaaaaaatagttttatgttttactttttaccTCTTTTTTATGTTAATGTTATATGTTGCTTCACATAGAGAGAAAATCAATACATAGTGCATTTCTCTTCTCAAACCAACCCTACTCAAACGTACAAAAAGTGatttaaaaacatcaaaattacTAGTGTTAAATGCATCAAACATAAGACTAAAATTCTTGCACAAGAcgttaataaaagaaaaggagaaaGTAACTTAACACACATTACAGTTTGTCTTAGAATCTCACAAGTCACCCTCAATAGTTGGTTACTAATCACATGACTAAAGTTACTTAAGACCACATGGatcttattattttactttgatCCTAGACAGTCTTATTATTCTAGGTTCTTTCATCATTTCAAGGTTAGCCTATCTTAGAAGCTTAATATCtgtcaaaaacatattttaacacTAATCTAAACACATTCTTTTAAGCATAAAGTACAAGGTTCTAGCTTCCAAGTTTTGACATTTACAGCTGTAAACTgaatgtgtaaaaatataaataatgtggGTCCTATCCAACTTTAACCTCGTGGGAACGTCGTAATCATATTTCTCAAACACGCTTTGCTTCAAACGATGCAAGCCCACTTAAGTATAGTGGATGCTGATGCACATTTGTCAAAAAGCCAAACCAAAAAGTTGACccaatatataactttttatccaaatgacCCTAAATCTCAAGGGTACCAACATGCAACTTTTACAAAAGTAAAGGGACCAAAAAGGAATCTTACCCACAAACAAATGAACATTTCCATTTTCCAGTACATAACTCTGATTATACATtagataacaataacaatatctAATCTTGTGATGATCGggtaataaaaaggaaaaaaaaaatggctaAAACCAAGCAGATACCGCTTATAGAATAACTCTAAGCCATACATAATTCTTTTGAATTCAAACTTTTTATATCGTAAATATCTACATTAGTAACATTTTGGTTACTAGTAGATGCATAAAACAATAGGTTAGAAGAACCACCTTTGAACTTCTaacaatttaaaacaaaaaacgaCCATATAAAAATCCTAAACAAACTTAACCAAGGTAAGCATAATACTAAGAACAAACAAGAATCCGATTCTTTAGAATGCCCTGAGCGTTGTATACCATCCGCCATCGTATGGAAGGTGAACTAAAATTAAACCTCCATTTGATCTAGTAGAGAGAAAAAACCGAGCTTCCAAGCCCCCAAGGCTGGGACTGGTGACCAACTATGCTCGGCGATACCCAAGTTGTGAAATAAATAACTCTAACTTTCTAATCTGTAACTTCTAAGGTGTTAGTCGATCAGAAGCTAACCTTTGACCCTATATGAACATTAGCAGCCGTTATCTAAACCAAAGCTGCAACCTTTGCTCGATGACTAGCACCCATGGCGGATGTTTTTACTCTTTCGTCCTCTGGAAGTTCAGAGGTTTCACAGaaagattttgattttaaatcgGCCGGAGGGATAAAACAGTCCATTGACAAGCCCGGAACGTTGAAAGCAACTTCTTCAATGGACCATGCTTCTTCCATTCTAGTCTTGGTATGACTCATTGCCATTTCACCAAACCTGAAAAGGGTCACCACTGAATGACCCGAATGGGCAATCATTATGCCTTCAATGGGCCTATAATCATCCATACTTGAATTGATTGTTGTCTCCCAGTAAACAGCATCACCACCATTAGTTTGAATCCGGGTGAGATGGGAATCTTCCATGTGAATTATAAGTCCTGTTTTCTGGCTAAAATAGCCAAACAGAACGTGTCGAATGATTTCAGCTGGTCCTTCACTTCTAGCCTTCAATGTTTGTGGATCTGCACATAGTTTTAGTATAAAGCAATCTTCACCATTGATTTTCTTCTCGCCTACACATTTCGCATCTGCAAACATCATTGCAGTAGTTCTAGGATCAAGACCCTGcaacacaaaataaaaactcTCATTAATTTTGGCGATACTTTATTTAAACTCAAAATCTTGATATTTTATCACAATCACTAGACCTGAAGTGCACGACGCAATGGGCGAACAGGGCCCTTAGCAGTATGTGCACCGAGCCAAGGCGTGTGTCTCCAAACCAGATTCCCATTGCAGCCCGCGTGAACCTTGCTACCACCAACAGCGAGCTCGACATACCACATATCGGGATTCATTTGCCATAAAACAAACCCACCTGTGTCAGCAGCTCTAGCAGCATACTTATTCTTCACCACTCTAGATGCAGTTTCAAATTCAGAAGCTACCATCTTCACTTTCCCCATTGCGTATGCATTCTTAATCGAGTTCTGAAGCTTTTGCCCACCAGATGCGGCTGTGTATTGTTGCAGTATGTATTGAGCAGACGATGTTTCCTAAAGTCAacaaattaactttaaaaaagaCTATAATTTAAAACTTCATATAAACCTTTCCAAAGTTTCTTTATAATAAATTGTAACGCTAAACATGTCATTTAGTATATTTTACTTCATTGTGAAGAAAAAACTCAGTTACCTAATTGTGGATTGTTAACgaagaactaaaaaaaaaaaccatagcAAGTTACTGATGTAtagtaaattaaacaaatactCCATACATTTTGGCTGTTAAATAAACAGTTTATTctaacatgaactatatgaaaccCATGAAAATTGCATTTGTTAAACTTAAATTAAGTCCAACTTTTACATGTTAAAATACAAacttaatatgaaaaaataataataataataataataataataataatacagtaaATCTTAACAAGTACCTAACAGACAAAAgatacatataatatttttggaaaagataaaagatatataCTCACCAGAAAGTAATAGTATACTaccaacaaaaacaataaattcaaaaaatagAGTCATTAAGAACTAATTTACTCAAATAAGCTAAAATACAAACCAACTATGTATACTcctcaaaatagaaaaaaacagTAAATTCCCCAAGACCCCAACTATAAATGCAAAAACATTAATTAGCTAGtctttcaaataatatatgacaTGTAACAAtcattactaaaaaaaaaaacttacaatagGTGTATCCTTGATACAAAGATGTGGCAAAGGATCAGCACTGCTAACATGCACTGGTGCTAAAGGTGCGCCCATAACACCAAGTAACAACCTTAAATCCGACCTATGTTTATAAGCCATAGTTGATGTCATTGATGGTGTCCTAGACAGCTGTCCTTTCATCCAGTTTCCAATACCCGACCCGACCCGTTTCGACTCACCGAGTTCCGACAGTCCATCTTGATCTGGGCCTTCGTATAATGGTGCTAAAGTTTCTCCTGTCAAGCTACCTGATCTTTGGTCACCGGTAGTTAGCTGTTTTGGTCGCCGCCGGAGTAGCGCCGACATCGGAGATTGGCTTCTTCCCGGTGACTTTGACCTTGACCTCACCGGAGATAGACCTCGTATGACTTCTTCTTTTAGTGCGGAGAAAAAGCTTTGGGGTTTTCTTtccattgttttttttaatagtaatgAGTTGAAAGGGGatagacaaatatatatatttttgtataatatctatttatatatctactatatgtatatatcaaagGGTTGTCATGAATAAAAATGCGAATTATGGTAAGAGAGAAATTGAGTGTGGGGTATATGTGGAAGAACAATGGAAGGAAATATGATTATTGTGTTTgcctaaattaaaagagaaaaagagtaaaaaaaaaaggtgtggGTAGTGCGTAATGTTTAGGCAGTGGGTGAATATCAAGGGACGCCAATTTATAACGTGTGAATGTAACGCATAATGCAGAGGGTTGCATTTATGAGGATCTCCAAAGTCAAAATTGGAAATTCACTAGTCCGGTTAAGGTGATATTAGCTAGTTTTTGGTTACTTTTGGCTCaaatttaaacatttaaattaagTTTTTACTTGTTTGAAACGAGAAAAGTGAGTTTTAGGTCAATGTTTGAATGAGTATCCCCTTGCATGAGATCttatgtttaaattttgaaGAGTACATATTAATTAAGTTCTTTTATGAGGTCTTGACTTTGGTATACCCAGTTTCAAGTCTGATGGGATATGGTTTACCCAAattaatcgtcgtgctttcGGGCGGATTATTAGGGGGTTTTTCCCCCatcaggtatttgaaataaacattCCTAATTTAAtggagctctctaacgcggacccgattaagacaatgTATGTTAAACCTCTCGCTGACGAATCGCGACACGAGGTTTCCAATGAaattcaccttttaaaaaaaagttaggtTTGGtttaaaatatgatattttttagttttgatgtttttattgtttttctcGATTCTCCAATTCAATTTTGGTTGACCCTTATGTTGAGTGCTAATGGCTCTATGCTTAGAGGTCTTGGCTTTTGTGAATCGACGAGATGTGTTATTCAGTTGGGTCTTTCCcgatgatgtgtatatattcGTAACAGGTTAGGTAAATAAGAGGTTGTCTAACATTTAAACTTAAATGTGAAACCgttcatactttttatttaattaataaaaataggcatcaaaatcatttatttgttatacaaaaacattaaaaactagTTTGTGAGAAGTTTACATCAAAAATTAGTTGTGGaataaccttatattcacttttatcatttttaatatgtatgtaaaataaaaatacaaagggAAATGAAGATGTGTTGTTAACATATGTGACGTTattaatgaaagaagtgaataaaGTGTGATTGAAAGTAATGTTAAcatgttatatttatttagttttcattttttaccCTACAATTATGTATCTatattcctttttaaacatttgatcTAGACATTGTCGTTGATgtctaaaaaaaatttcaatcatTTGTAACTATAGAATTTGTACATGCTTTGCAATACATGCGGGCCCTGGAATGTGAACTTCAAATAATATGAGTTCATGAGAAATGAAATTTGGGTTGGTGATTCTAGTCATTAAGCTAATTTAAGTCGTTTTGATAACACGGCTATATATGGTCAGTACAACATGAGTCAAAGGGGCGGTTCCCTTGGGAAGGTCTAACAAACACCCCTTTCATCGTTCTCAATTCGGCTTGTGGGCCGAACTTAAAGTATATTTGTAGAAAGAGTCGAACTAAATTAGAATTTCCAATTTTTGAGAAGGGACATAGTGAAAACGTTACTTGTCAcaactaatttttcaaaatatcatCTAATATAATTCATATCATCGTATGTTGTATTGAAAAAGATCACTTtgttaaaaaatgaaaactcacTCTCACACAAGTATTGAAGTGTACAACCACACTTTTGCTAAATAATTCATATGCTTCTCTTAATTAGTTTATGTTCGGCTTCTAGACAAATCTTTAAAAAACGGAAATTTCGACTTCATGTACAAACATTCAAACTCTATTTttgaaagatgaagaaaataaaagttacatcTATCATAGTAAACTGTCGTGATTGTATATGGTTTGACTACCATAGTATTAATCAGCCcactaaaaataaatttgttgttATATGCATCATGCTCAAGTCATTGTTTGACAAATCATAAAAGGATAAATGAGGGTGCATGAAAGTAGTTGAGAGGGAATAGTAAGACAATTGATTGATGGGATAGAAGAAGGAGCTGAATCAGAATTAAATTGGATCTCTGAGTCTTTAAGGTAACCTTCTGcaatcacatattcacatcCATGCTAAAATTATTGTAACGAATTCGATATTTGGATTCACATTCTGGTCCATTTCTAGATGAAACATTCATGAATTtggaaagatatataaattcctTTTCAACTTTTCTAGTTTAAGAAATTGAATGGTACATATCGATAAGTCAGTCCAAAATAGTTTCACtcaggggcggtactaaaggggagCAAGGGAGTCCAATGCCCctcttcaaatttaaattttgtcatgtatttttaaatttttcataaatttttaaaaaatttctataggtttttaatatttacccccttttagatttatttttcataagtattctaagtttgccccctttAAAATTTTTTCCTAATACCGCCTCTGGTTTCACTCATGACTCAACTACGCAagtaaaaattatatttgtgacatctttttctttcaatgtGATTCGGCTATCACGTTGCTTTGTTTAACATGAACCATTAGGAGGTTGTGTGATGATCAACGTAATTAAAGGTAAAGTCATGATTTAACATTAAAATGAGTTGAGTTTATACTTGAATCAAGTAAATTAAGTAAATAGCGAAGTATACAAGTATCGAACCATGCGTTATCCTGGTCATTCGGATTCATTGACAATTTTCAGATAATGTTAGTTTGTTATTGTTCGTTTTGTGATATGGCTTTGTAGTTGATTGTTTGGTTGGGATTTGGGAAGAAGCGGCTATATAATTTCTTTTCGGATTTGAGCTCGATGATAAGATTTATATAGAATTTGGGATCGCTATATATAGGGGTGAAGCTCATCAGTCCCCCAACTACACGGCTACACCTCTTAATGTAATGGGGGCAAGACGCCAAGTTGGTAATTCGGTGTAAATGTTTTTGTAAAGTTTTTTATGATATTACTAGCACAGTACCCTCATAATCAGACGTTGGTTATGGCGCTGACGGCGTAATGGTGGGAGAGACTATTGGTGGTGGAGGTGACGATAATTAATatgaaagtaattaatgtaaataatgtagatattttaaaaagtaaataattgataatataatttaatcatcaagggtatttttaataatttctttaaagtaactacctttttatttatttatttgatattataGATGTGAATATTATTAAATTCATGTGATGGTTAGATTAAAAGTGTGGATTCGTTTGTAACCTATAcgatattaataaacaaactatacTCTTTTctctttaactttttatttttaaaatacctaaaataccttaatttttaacacattcctaactcataTAATAAATCTAcacaatatatccctaaaatattttatactcatatttatccaaactatctatctcctttattaattaatttaaatatttccacttaatatctctataatgttcttaataaagttatttacaatacatacatctcttaaccataaaataaatacactaccatttacattaattacttttagattaatagcCATATCGTTACCACCGCCGTCACTGGCATCACTcgttgccgccaccgccgccgcattgcccGAATACTTATCTCGTACCAATATAATGCAAatgtaacatattttttttggaaagtgataaatctataataagtgtatatattttactatacaATTTATAACTGACATACATtattgtag
The sequence above is drawn from the Erigeron canadensis isolate Cc75 chromosome 4, C_canadensis_v1, whole genome shotgun sequence genome and encodes:
- the LOC122596239 gene encoding uncharacterized protein LOC122596239, with translation MERKPQSFFSALKEEVIRGLSPVRSRSKSPGRSQSPMSALLRRRPKQLTTGDQRSGSLTGETLAPLYEGPDQDGLSELGESKRVGSGIGNWMKGQLSRTPSMTSTMAYKHRSDLRLLLGVMGAPLAPVHVSSADPLPHLCIKDTPIETSSAQYILQQYTAASGGQKLQNSIKNAYAMGKVKMVASEFETASRVVKNKYAARAADTGGFVLWQMNPDMWYVELAVGGSKVHAGCNGNLVWRHTPWLGAHTAKGPVRPLRRALQGLDPRTTAMMFADAKCVGEKKINGEDCFILKLCADPQTLKARSEGPAEIIRHVLFGYFSQKTGLIIHMEDSHLTRIQTNGGDAVYWETTINSSMDDYRPIEGIMIAHSGHSVVTLFRFGEMAMSHTKTRMEEAWSIEEVAFNVPGLSMDCFIPPADLKSKSFCETSELPEDERVKTSAMGASHRAKVAALV